A genomic segment from Aegilops tauschii subsp. strangulata cultivar AL8/78 chromosome 1, Aet v6.0, whole genome shotgun sequence encodes:
- the LOC109785260 gene encoding large ribosomal subunit protein eL36x: MAPSQPKSGLFVGINKGHVVTKRELPPRPSDRKGKGTKRVHFVRNLIREVAGFAPYEKRITELLKVGKDKRALKVAKRKLGTHKRAKKKREEMSSVLRKMRSAGTGTEKKK, encoded by the exons ATGGCTCCGTCGCAGCCCAAGTCGGGCCTCTTCGTGGGCATCAACAAGGGCCACGTCGTCACCAAGCGCGAGCTGCCGCCACGCCCGTCCGACCGCAAGGGG AAAGGTACCAAGAGGGTGCATTTCGTCAGGAACTTGATCAGGGAGGTTGCTGGGTTTGCTCCGTATGAGAAGCGTATCACTGAGCTTCTCAAGGTTGGCAAGGACAAGCGTGCCCTGAAGGTGGCGAAGCGAAAGTTGGGTACCcacaagagggcgaagaagaagagAGAGGAGATGTCCAGTGTCCTCAGGAAGATGAG ATCTGCTGGAACTGGAACCGAGAAGAAGAAATAG
- the LOC109785258 gene encoding uncharacterized protein, which translates to MTAKEFEELALNGHNYPTWAMDIKISLASRGIARAIQPLETPLPAGATPLTEQQNYAALFIIRHHIHPDLKSEYLQEESPSTLFLALKTRYEQQKAVVLPEALHDWTHLRLQDFKSIGEYNHAVHKICSKLHFCEKEPTEGEKIEKTLSTMLPSDRILQQQYRARNYTVYSELIHMLLQAKKHDELLAKNGSQRPVGAQPLPEVHLNVANRQKFNGTPRGKQSNFEHKRKRNGNRRSRYPGKGKGTSKPRFDKSKLCSKCGCSTHSTEKCTMPKHLVMLYQQSQGRKAPQGKRFEANFNLHPDSAKGAGGSHDVPPGPSNAVVPYLSEDTAEMENTLIEYTANNVFGDFD; encoded by the coding sequence ATGACTGCCAAAGAGTTTGAGGAGCTTGCCCTCAATGGCCACAACTACCCTACATGGGCTATGGACATCAAGATCAGTCTTGCGTCCCGTGGGATAGCGCGTGCAATACAACCCCTGGAGACTCCTCTCCCGGCTGGGGCCACGCCGCTGACAGAACAACAGAACTATGCTGCTTTATTCATCATAAGGCACCATATTCATCCAGATCTCAAGTCTGAGTATTTACAGGAGGAATCTCCTAGTACTCTGTTTCTGGCCCTCAAAACGAGGTATGAACAGCAGAAGGCAGTAGTCCTTCCCGAAGCACTTCATGATTGGACTCATCTCCGTCTTCAGGATTTCAAGTCCATCGGTGAGTACAATCATGCTGTTCATAAGATATGTTCCAAACTGCACTTTTGTGAGAAGGAACCTACTGAGGGGGAGAAGATAGAGAAAACTTTGTCTACTATGCTCCCTTCAGATAGGATCCTCCAACAGCAATACCGTGCTCGTAACTACACTGTCTATTCCGAGCTTATTCACATGTTACTTCAGGCTAAAAAGCATGATGAGCTACTTGCTAAGAATGGATCTCAGCGCCCAGTTGGGGCACAACCTTTACCCGAAGTCCATCTGAATGTTGCAAATAGACAAAAGTTTAATGGTACCCCTCGGGGTAAACAGTCCAATTTCGAGCATAAGCGAAAGCGCAATGGGAACAGGAGATCTAGATACCCAGGCAAGGGAAAAGGCACTTCAAAGCCCAGGTTTGATAAATCTAAGCTTTGCAGCAAGTGTGGATGCTCCACGCATTCTACTGAAAAGTGCACAATGCCCAAGCATCTGGTTATGCTGTACCAGCAATCTCAGGGACGCAAAGCACCTCAAGGGAAAAGGTTTGAAGCCAACTTCAACCTTCATCCGGATAGCGCAAAAGGAGCTGGTGGTTCGCACGATGTTCCTCCTGGACCAAGCAACGCCGTGGTTCCTTATCTGTCTGAGGATACTGCTGAAATGGAGAACACGTTGATTGAGTACACCGCAAACAACGTGTTTGGCGACTTCGACTAG